One Papaver somniferum cultivar HN1 chromosome 10, ASM357369v1, whole genome shotgun sequence genomic window carries:
- the LOC113315571 gene encoding uncharacterized protein LOC113315571, with product MGRKMPTRCSLCKKDNETLSHIIWQCRFTRHIWAWATGIFNLQLVEDLVVSYKVVKGKSRTIKDMWIVTNLAVTTELWKLRNKAFFEGATVNWLGFKGRVYQIIRDNSIRIKGHMFNKLENLRILSYLKVQRRSSKNSTPVEISWSPPEHGEIMICCDGAALGNPGQAGASFSFKDANSRVLGALCVGLGWQTNFYDEVYREANFTAYNLDKEACLLAEDIYEFYEGRPMCIPVVKWPGEVYYHFK from the exons ATGGGTAGGAAGATGCCAACTCGGTGTAGCCTGTGCAAGAAAGACAATGAGACTCTTAGCCACATCATATGGCAGTGCAGATTTACTAGGCATATATGGGCATGGGCAACTGGAATTTTCAATCTGCAACTAGTTGAAGACCTTGTGGTTTCTTACAAAGTTGTAAAAGGTAAAAGCAGGACAATTAAGGATATGTGGATTGTGACAAATCTTGCAGTTACAACGGAATTATGGAAGCTGCGTAATAAAGCTTTTTTTGAAGGTGCGACAGTTAATTGGCTTGGTTTCAAGGGCAGAGTTTATCAgataattcgtgataactctattAGAATCAAGGGCCATATGTTTAATAAACTTGAGAATTTGCGCATTCTGAGTTATTTAAAGGTACAACGTAGATCGTCCAAGAATTCCACACCTGTTGAGATCAGTTGGTCTCCTCCCGAACATGGTGAGATAAtgatatgttgtgatggtgctgcaCTTGGTAATCCAGGCCAAGCTGGTGCAAGTTTTAGTTTTAAAGATGCTAACTCAAGAGTACTCGGTGCTTTATGTGTTGGCCTTGGATGGCAGACTAATTTTTATGATGAAGT CTATAGAGAGGCTAATTTTACTGCATATAATTTGGACAAAGAAGCATGTTTATTGGCTGAGGATATTTATGaattttatgagggtaggccaatGTGCATTCCGGTTGTGAAGTGGCCTGGCGAAGTTTACTATCATTTCAAATAG